From Frateuria aurantia DSM 6220, one genomic window encodes:
- the cyoE gene encoding heme o synthase → MMGKWRQYKELTKPRVVALLVFCAVIGMFLAVPGLPPLRALVFGSLGIWLASASAAAFNHLIDQRIDRIMQRTARRPLATGQLQPRQVWIFALILGLASMLVLCLWVNRLTALLTLCSLIGYAVIYTAYLKRATPQNIVIGGLAGAAPPVLGWTAVTGSLHPFALQLCLIIFVWTPPHFWALAIYRRDDYARAGIPMLPVTHGLAYTRWLVLIYTLLLVFVTMLPVLTGMSGLVYFAGALILGLGFLYYAVRLLNPPDEVFAMRMFKYSIIYLMALFAFLLIDHWTLPGSHAALLFRPDAT, encoded by the coding sequence ATGATGGGCAAGTGGCGCCAGTACAAGGAGCTGACCAAGCCGCGAGTCGTCGCTTTGCTGGTGTTTTGTGCCGTGATCGGGATGTTTCTGGCGGTACCCGGTCTGCCGCCGTTGCGGGCGCTGGTCTTCGGCAGTCTCGGCATCTGGCTGGCCTCGGCCTCGGCGGCGGCGTTCAACCATCTGATCGACCAGCGGATCGACCGGATCATGCAGCGCACGGCTCGTCGTCCGCTGGCCACCGGGCAGCTGCAGCCGCGTCAGGTCTGGATTTTCGCCCTGATTCTGGGGCTGGCCTCGATGCTGGTGCTGTGCCTGTGGGTCAACCGGCTGACCGCCTTGTTGACGCTGTGCTCGCTGATCGGCTATGCCGTGATCTATACAGCCTATCTGAAGCGCGCCACGCCGCAGAACATCGTGATCGGCGGCCTGGCCGGCGCCGCACCGCCGGTGCTGGGCTGGACGGCGGTGACCGGCAGCCTGCACCCGTTCGCCCTGCAGTTGTGCCTGATCATCTTCGTGTGGACGCCGCCGCACTTCTGGGCCTTGGCCATCTATCGCCGTGACGACTATGCCCGTGCCGGGATTCCCATGCTGCCCGTGACGCATGGCCTGGCCTATACCCGCTGGCTGGTGCTGATCTATACCTTGCTGCTGGTCTTCGTGACCATGCTGCCGGTGCTGACCGGCATGAGCGGGCTGGTCTACTTCGCCGGTGCGTTGATTCTGGGGCTGGGCTTCCTGTATTACGCGGTACGCCTGCTCAATCCGCCGGACGAAGTGTTCGCGATGCGGATGTTCAAGTATTCGATCATCTATCTGATGGCCTTGTTCGCCTTCCTGCTGATCGATCACTGGACCTTGCCCGGCAGTCACGCGGCCCTGCTGTTCCGTCCGGATGCAACTTGA
- a CDS encoding COX15/CtaA family protein gives MSRRQKILATLAILAALFAFGVVMFGAFVRLSNAGLSCPDWPTCYGQVTWPGHAHEIARADAQFPDRPYESGKAWREQVHRFLAGSLGVMVLAIALIAGWASRWRRWAVMLAAILAVGGVSCYMHGRFEPSALLSVGAIGLPLLAGLSLPAAAAQRLAIVVLGVVIFQAMLGMWTVTLLLRPVVVMGHLLGGITTFALLAYVALRMAGVGGQRSVELQAQRHWVAVGIVLVALQIALGGWTSSNYAALACGTDFPTCLGQWAPPTDFGAGFTLSRGIGVNYEGGVLDMAARSAIQIVHRIGALVVFCYLGWLSHRLARRGLRRHAVAVALILLLQVALGVSNVHFGLPLPVATAHNGGAALLLFSLIATLAALQRPLNWARDGHALVQP, from the coding sequence ATGTCTCGCAGGCAGAAAATACTCGCCACTCTGGCCATTCTGGCCGCGTTGTTCGCCTTCGGGGTGGTGATGTTCGGCGCATTCGTGCGACTGTCCAATGCCGGGCTGTCCTGCCCGGACTGGCCGACGTGTTACGGCCAGGTCACCTGGCCGGGGCACGCCCACGAGATTGCCCGCGCCGACGCACAGTTTCCTGATCGGCCCTATGAATCGGGCAAGGCCTGGCGCGAGCAGGTACATCGTTTTCTGGCCGGCAGCCTGGGCGTGATGGTGCTGGCGATCGCCCTGATCGCCGGCTGGGCCAGTCGCTGGCGGCGTTGGGCAGTGATGCTGGCGGCGATCCTCGCGGTGGGCGGCGTCAGCTGCTATATGCACGGGCGTTTCGAGCCATCGGCCTTGTTGTCGGTAGGGGCCATCGGTCTGCCGCTGCTGGCAGGGCTGAGCCTGCCGGCCGCTGCGGCACAGCGACTGGCCATCGTGGTGCTGGGGGTGGTGATCTTCCAGGCCATGCTGGGGATGTGGACGGTGACCTTGCTGCTGCGCCCGGTAGTGGTGATGGGGCACTTGCTGGGCGGGATCACCACCTTCGCCTTGCTTGCCTATGTGGCCTTGCGGATGGCCGGCGTGGGTGGGCAGCGCTCGGTCGAACTGCAGGCCCAGCGGCACTGGGTCGCTGTTGGCATCGTGCTGGTGGCCTTGCAGATCGCGCTTGGCGGATGGACGTCGTCCAATTACGCCGCGCTGGCCTGCGGTACCGATTTCCCGACCTGCCTGGGGCAATGGGCGCCGCCGACCGATTTCGGTGCGGGCTTTACCTTGTCTCGCGGCATCGGCGTGAATTACGAGGGAGGGGTGCTGGACATGGCCGCCCGCAGCGCGATCCAGATCGTGCACCGGATCGGGGCGCTGGTGGTGTTCTGCTATCTGGGCTGGCTGTCGCATCGGCTGGCCCGGCGCGGTCTGCGTCGCCACGCGGTAGCCGTCGCGCTGATTCTGCTGCTGCAGGTCGCGCTGGGTGTCAGCAATGTCCATTTCGGTCTGCCCCTGCCGGTGGCGACCGCCCACAATGGCGGCGCGGCCTTGCTGCTGTTCAGTCTCATCGCCACACTGGCCGCCTTGCAGCGTCCGCTGAACTGGGCCCGTGACGGTCACGCCCTGGTGCAGCCATGA
- a CDS encoding SURF1 family protein, whose product MKTWRRPSWFALLLTAAGMLLFVRLGCWQLHRADEKQQLLDRYAQAAQAPVQPFAAAAARRPAAAFPRYEVRGRYLADRIYLLDNPRHDARGGVEVYVPLRRDGDDALLLVDQGFLPGNGSDQPPQLPALERGPVQLHGLYVPPPGVGYRMGGNALRRQTRWPKTTVYLDLPQLAADLGTSVYPRVLALDADRGSIYQRQHVLDVGSMPPARHRAYAFQWFTFAVAALVIFVLRHRKPRSRDVSQP is encoded by the coding sequence ATGAAAACATGGCGCCGTCCATCCTGGTTCGCGCTGCTGCTGACCGCGGCCGGCATGCTTCTGTTTGTACGTCTGGGCTGCTGGCAGCTGCACCGTGCCGATGAAAAGCAGCAGCTGCTGGATCGCTATGCGCAGGCCGCGCAGGCACCCGTCCAGCCTTTTGCCGCTGCGGCTGCACGGCGGCCGGCCGCGGCTTTTCCCCGTTATGAAGTCCGCGGCCGCTATCTTGCCGACCGGATCTATCTGCTGGACAACCCCAGGCATGATGCTCGCGGCGGGGTGGAGGTCTATGTGCCGTTGCGCCGCGATGGCGATGATGCATTGCTGCTGGTCGACCAGGGCTTCCTGCCCGGCAACGGCAGTGACCAGCCGCCCCAGCTGCCGGCACTGGAGCGCGGGCCGGTGCAGCTGCATGGCCTGTATGTCCCGCCCCCCGGGGTGGGCTACCGGATGGGCGGCAATGCCTTGCGGCGGCAGACCCGCTGGCCGAAGACCACGGTCTATCTGGACCTGCCGCAGCTGGCGGCAGATCTGGGGACGTCCGTCTATCCCCGGGTGCTGGCGCTGGATGCGGACCGCGGCTCGATCTATCAGCGGCAGCATGTGCTGGATGTCGGTAGCATGCCTCCGGCCAGACATCGCGCTTATGCCTTTCAATGGTTCACCTTTGCCGTGGCGGCTTTGGTGATCTTTGTCTTGCGACACCGGAAACCACGTTCCAGGGATGTTTCACAGCCATGA
- a CDS encoding twin transmembrane helix small protein: MEIIYKIVLAILLLIIIFSLGQALYFMMTDKGKGHRTVWALTRRISLSLLVIVMIAIGFYMGWLHPHGIDPAM, translated from the coding sequence GTGGAAATCATCTATAAGATCGTGCTGGCCATACTGTTGCTGATCATCATCTTCAGCCTCGGTCAGGCCCTTTATTTCATGATGACGGACAAGGGCAAAGGGCACCGCACGGTATGGGCCCTGACCCGTCGCATATCGCTGTCGCTGCTGGTGATCGTCATGATCGCGATCGGTTTCTACATGGGCTGGCTGCATCCGCACGGCATCGACCCCGCCATGTAG